The DNA window ACTGATCTCCAGCCGAtcgatcggtgcatccctactatTTACTATAAATTTCTATATGCtttatattgaggtaaagttgcttttatattcgcacattcgttcatttagtagtctctatattgtttaccatgttactttgaatattcgatcggaattagcatgcaaatatGACTTCTTAACAACATTAAATCCatttaattcactgtgaacaatgctgtactttgatggtcatttgctgctaatatgattttcctatttagaatttgcaaagaatacttttctgaaattatattaagtagaatgtctgaatatccaaatctaaaactaactttacctctatatgtTTTTTTCCTTGTTTGAGAAGCAGTTTCACTCTGAAGAAAATACTATTGCTACTTTCATTTTATGTTGGCTTTAACCAAAGCTGAAGGCAAATCTGAAACTTAAACTAGGCCACAAAATAAAATGAGATGTAAGCAAAATATCCCATTTCAAACACCATAGTCCAGTAAATATGTACAGACAGTTTTAATTTTGACAAGGACACAATTTGTCCTCACCTAATATTGCACCTAATGAACAAAAGCATATGTGTGCATCAGATATTCATGTTTAATCTACAGTTCAATGTGTGGTGAACTTACTAAGGTCTGTCCCCAACTTGACAGTAAATGAAGACAGTCCCCTCTGGCAGATGAGGCAGCTCTGCTCTGACCACTGGCTCTGCTACAGGAGGGGGTAAAGGAAGATACTCTTTTAGGATTGTGAAGCAGCACAACTGCTGTATAATGTTTTACACTGTACCTTTCACGCAGTCCGGACACCAGCTCTTGCCATGCTCGTCTTTATCTCCAGAAAAATAAGCGAAAATCTCCTTCCCTTTTCTGTCAGACACAGCTTTACAAAACTCCTCGTAGCCATGAACGGCAACCTCTTCGTATTTAGACATGATTTGTTTTTGGTTTAGTGTTTAGTGGAGATCAGCTGATCCGTGATAAAGTCCAACAGAATATGTATGGATTGAGGTGAGTGTGTGAAACTTTTGCTAACAGCGAACCCTGCTGATGTGTGTGAAGTAT is part of the Danio rerio strain Tuebingen ecotype United States chromosome 15, GRCz12tu, whole genome shotgun sequence genome and encodes:
- the txndc17 gene encoding thioredoxin domain-containing protein 17; translated protein: MSKYEEVAVHGYEEFCKAVSDRKGKEIFAYFSGDKDEHGKSWCPDCVKAEPVVRAELPHLPEGTVFIYCQVGDRPYWKDSNNDFKKTLKLTGVPTLLRYGTPQKLVEEECFKADLVRMMFTED